The DNA window CTAATGCCTGCAGTGCGCAAGTCATGCCAGCAAGCCACCAGGCGCACAACTGAGATAGGACGTTGCCCTACCTGAGAGAAGTGATACTCAAGCGCTCCGAAGTGCCCAGCTTCGAAGAGTACCCCTTCAATATCCCCGCGATCCGTGCGTTGGAGTCTCTCCGCTTCCCGAGTCCCGTCACGGTTATCGTCGGCGAGAACGGCAGCGGTAAGTCCACGCTACTAGAGGCAATAGCGGTCCTTCTGGGTTTCAATCCGGAGGGCGGCACTCGCAACTTCAGTTTCAGCACTCGTGCATCCCATTCGAGCCTGTTCGAGTACCTCCGTCCGGTCCGATCGCCCAGACGATGTCGTGATGGGTTCTTTCTTCGAGCGGAGAGCTACTTCAACGTGGCTACCAACATCGAAGAACTCGATCGGGAACCTGCCAACGGCCCGCCCATCATCAACTCCTATGGTGGGGCCTCGTTGCACGAGCAGTCGCACGGTGAATCCTTCTTGGCGCTCATGCTCGAGCGCTTCGGCGGTACCGGGCTCTACATCCTGGACGAGCCAGAGGCCGCGTTGTCGCCTACTCGGCAGTTGGCGGTCCTGCGCCGTATGCGGGAGCTTGTAGCGCTGAACTCGCAGTTCCTTATTGCAACGCACTCCCCAATTCTGATGGGCTATCCGGGCAGCACGATATATCAGCTGGACGCTGGCGGGTTCTCGGAGGTCGCGTATACCGATACCGAACACTACGCTGTGACGAAGTCTTTCCTTGACGCCCCCGAGCGCTTGCTCGGCGAGCTGTTCAGCGATGAGTAGACACGTGGCCGAACCAACCGAAGACGTGAACTGCTGGCAGAGCGCAGCACTCCTGCGCTGATGACCAAGTGAAACGTATTGTAAGGGTGTCTGCCCTCTGCATCGCACTAGGTGTGGTCAGTGCCGCAGGCTTTACCTCTATCGCCTGGCTCCTTCCTGCTCAAGTCGCGACGGAAGAAATCCTCGCATCCTCTCCCCTTGAGCACCGCGGGCTCCCTGAGCCCGTCTATGCCCTCGCCAAGTTACAGGAGGGCAAGAAGGGCATTCGATATTGGGTCGCTTACCAAAGGGCAGCGGGCCCGGAGAACAAGCCAGAAGGTAGTCTTGAGCGGCTTATCAAAACGCCGGTCTGGTCGGCATTCCTGGGTCTACGGTATTCTGATGAAGAGATCTTCGCGCTTTGGTGTCACTACTACTTCTTCATTGGCCAAGACGGACGGACAGTAGACGGACTAGGCACGGTGGCACGGACGATTTATGGGGCTGAGCTGGCCGAACTCCGCCTTCATGACGCGGCTCGGCTCGTTACGACGATCCGCAGTCCGAGCCTCTACGCGAGTAGTCAAGCGAGGTTAGAAGAGGATGTTGCGAAGTTGCTTGCCGAGTATGGTGCTCGC is part of the Pseudomonadota bacterium genome and encodes:
- a CDS encoding AAA family ATPase, with translation MPYLREVILKRSEVPSFEEYPFNIPAIRALESLRFPSPVTVIVGENGSGKSTLLEAIAVLLGFNPEGGTRNFSFSTRASHSSLFEYLRPVRSPRRCRDGFFLRAESYFNVATNIEELDREPANGPPIINSYGGASLHEQSHGESFLALMLERFGGTGLYILDEPEAALSPTRQLAVLRRMRELVALNSQFLIATHSPILMGYPGSTIYQLDAGGFSEVAYTDTEHYAVTKSFLDAPERLLGELFSDE